The genomic stretch GGGTCATGACTACGGCTCAGAAGTGATTCATCGCGATGATCTTGTCGTCATTCAAGAATAGAAATTGAGGGAAGCAACGTGGATTTAACGAATATGGGTAAAGCTGCTAAAGATGCAGCTTTCGAATTGGCGACGGCGTCAACTGCTCAAAAGAACCAAGCTCTAGCGATCATCGCAGATGAGCTAGAAGCAAACTCAGCTGCGATTTTGGCAGCAAACGCAAAAGACATCGAACTTGGTCGCGAAGCTGGTCTGACCGATGCGCTGCTAGACCGTCTACTGTTGAATGAAGAACGCTTAACGGGCATTGCAAATGATGTTCGCAATGTGATCAGCCTAAACGATCCTGTGGGCAGCGAAATCGACAGTAAAGTGCTAGAAAACGGCATGTCTCTCTCTCGACGCCGTGTACCACTTGGTGTTGTGGGTGTGATTTATGAAGCGCGTCCAAATGTGACCATCGACATTGCCGCACTGTGCCTGAAAACGGGTAACGCCAGTATCCTACGCGGTGGTAAAGAGACGTTTTTCTCTAACATGGAACTTGTGAAAGTTATCCAATCAGCCCTTGCAAAAGCAAACTTGCCAGCCGCTTCAGTACAGTACATTGAAAAGCCAGATCGCGAGCTGGTTTCTCAACTGCTTAAACTGGATGACTACGTTGATATGATCATCCCACGTGGTGGAGCTGGTCTGCACAAAATGTGTAAAGAGAACAGCACAATTCCAGTGATCATCGGCGGTTTTGGTATCAGTCACATTTTTGTTGATGAATCCGCGGACCTAGAGAAATCGCTAAACGTGGTTGAAAACTCGAAAGTTCAACGTCCTTCGGCATGTAACTCGCTAGACACACTGCTTGTTCACGAGAAAGTGGCGGCGAAATTCTTGCCAATGATTGTCGAGCGAATGAGTGACAAAGTGACGTTTGTAGCAGAACCAAAAGCGAAAGCGCTAATGGCTCAAGCTACGCAAATTCGCGATGCCGTAGAAGGTGATTTTGATACCGAATGGCTAAGCTACACGTTAGGTGTAAAAGTTGTCGCTGACGTGAAAGATGCGATTGAACACATGCGAGTTCACAATGCGAGTCACTCAGATGCAATCATGACCAACAGCTTGATTAACTCAGAGTTGTTCATCAATTCGGTGGGCTCGGCTGCAGTTTATGTGAATGCGGCAACGCGCTTTACTGACGGTGCTCAGTTTGGCTTGGGGGCTGAAGTGGCCGTCTCAACTCAAAAGCTACATGCACGTGGCCCGATGGGTTTGGAAGAATTAACAAGCTACAAATGGGTCGGCAAAGCGAACTACTTAGCACGCAGTTAACAGATTCGACTCGATATTGATTGAAAAAGGGGCACTAGTGCCCCTTTTTGTTTTCTCTCACATATCAATTCCGCTACACTAGTCTGGCTTTTGGGACGGCCCCAAAGGCACGTTATTTGGAGGTGATATGCATTGTCCTTTTTGTTCAGAGAACGATACAAAAGTAATTGATTCCCGATTGGTTGCGGATGGTCATCAAGTCCGTCGCCGCCGCCAGTGTTTAGCCTGTAGTGAACGTTTTACTACGTTTGAAACGGCAGAATTGGTCATGCCTAAAGTCATTAAGTCGAATGGCAATCGCGAACCATTCGATGAAGATAAAATGGTCGGTGGTATTCAGCGCGCATTAGAGAAACGTCCGGTAAGTGCCGACTCTATCGAGCTTGCAATCAGTATGATTAAGTCGCAACTCCGCGCAACTGGTGAGCGTGAAGTACCGAGCCAAATGATTGGTAACTTGGTTATGGATCAGCTTAAAGAGCTCGACAAAGTGGCTTACATCCGTTTTGCATCGGTTTATCGTAGCTTTGAAGATATTCGTGAATTCGGCGAAGAAATTGCCCGCCTTGAAGACTGATTAAATCATGCCTCAACACACTTCTGCATCTCCATTTTCTCCTCAAGATTTTTCAATGATGTCGCGTGCGCTCAAGTTAGCTCGACGCGGCATTTATACGACGGCTCCAAACCCGAACGTCGGTTGCGTAATTGTTCGTGATGGCGTGATCGTTGGTGAAGGTTATCATCATCGCGCTGGAGAGCCGCATGCTGAAGTGCACGCGATGCGTATGGCTGGTGATAAAGCTGAAGGTGCAACGGCATACGTTACCCTTGAACCGTGCTC from Vibrio parahaemolyticus encodes the following:
- a CDS encoding glutamate-5-semialdehyde dehydrogenase, which gives rise to MDLTNMGKAAKDAAFELATASTAQKNQALAIIADELEANSAAILAANAKDIELGREAGLTDALLDRLLLNEERLTGIANDVRNVISLNDPVGSEIDSKVLENGMSLSRRRVPLGVVGVIYEARPNVTIDIAALCLKTGNASILRGGKETFFSNMELVKVIQSALAKANLPAASVQYIEKPDRELVSQLLKLDDYVDMIIPRGGAGLHKMCKENSTIPVIIGGFGISHIFVDESADLEKSLNVVENSKVQRPSACNSLDTLLVHEKVAAKFLPMIVERMSDKVTFVAEPKAKALMAQATQIRDAVEGDFDTEWLSYTLGVKVVADVKDAIEHMRVHNASHSDAIMTNSLINSELFINSVGSAAVYVNAATRFTDGAQFGLGAEVAVSTQKLHARGPMGLEELTSYKWVGKANYLARS
- the nrdR gene encoding transcriptional regulator NrdR, giving the protein MHCPFCSENDTKVIDSRLVADGHQVRRRRQCLACSERFTTFETAELVMPKVIKSNGNREPFDEDKMVGGIQRALEKRPVSADSIELAISMIKSQLRATGEREVPSQMIGNLVMDQLKELDKVAYIRFASVYRSFEDIREFGEEIARLED